A stretch of Arachis hypogaea cultivar Tifrunner chromosome 15, arahy.Tifrunner.gnm2.J5K5, whole genome shotgun sequence DNA encodes these proteins:
- the LOC112748681 gene encoding uncharacterized protein: MKDYTIHRGVDYRAFESEPTTFYAKCTQYGAGCDWLIRVTKIQKKYCWEIRRYNGSHTCTRSSISQDHSKLDSKTVAEAIKPLVEIDPSIKIKSVIAKVQLKFNYTISYRKAWLAKQKVVESIFGGWEASYEALPIWFEAMCHKEPSAVVHFETMPAYQGDDLVPDIRVLHRVFWSYYPCIRAFRHCKPVVQVDGTHLYEKYKGCLLVAVSQDENNNIVPIAFAIVEGETFEVWYFFLSNLCQHVVTRDGVGLIFDRHDSIGSAIARSNEAWSPPRAFYMFCIKHIESNFLRKFKAPYLRKLIVNIRYSRTIREYQMRYERLRERGEAYTNWLGRIPCEQYALA, encoded by the exons ATGAAGGATTATACCATCCATAGAGGTGTAGACTATAGGGCGTTTGAGTCGGAACCGACGACATTCTATGCTAAATGTACACAATATGGTGCAGGTTGTGATTGGCTGATCAGGGTTACCAAAATACAGAAGAAGTACTGTTGGGagataaggaggtacaatggTAGTCACACTTGTACCAGATCTAGTATTTCTCAAGACCATTCGAAACTGGATTCCAAGACAGTTGCAGAAGCAATTAAGCCATTGGTAGAGATTGACCCatctataaagataaaatcagtCATTGCGAAAGTACAGTTGAAGTTTAACTACACCATCAGTTATCGCAAAGcatggttggcaaagcagaaggtGGTGGAGTCAATCTTCGGAGGTTGGGAAGCATCATACGAAGCCTTGCCTATATGGTTTGAGGCTATGTGTCACAAGGAGCCGTCAGCAGTGGTTCACTTCGAAACAATGCCTGCGTACCAGGGGGATGATTTGGTTCCTGATATCCGTGTACTGCACcgagtcttctggagttattaTCCTTGTATAAGGGCATTCAGACATTGCAAGCCAGttgtgcaggtggacgggactCATTTGTATGAAAAATACAAGGGTTGTTTATTGGTAGCAGTTTCACAAGATGAAAATAACAATATTGTACCTATTGCATTTGCCatagtggagggagagacttTTGAGGTGTGGTACTTTTTTCTAAGTAACTTATGCCAACATGTGGTGACACGCGATGGTGTAGGACTTATCTTTGATCGACACGATTCCATCGGGTCAGCTATTGCTCGCAGTAATGAGGCTTGGTCTCCTCCTAGAGCTTTCTATATGTTTTGTATAAAGCATATTGAGTCGAATTTCTTGAGGAAGTTCAAGGCACCTTACCTGCGGAAGCTTATCGTCAATATCA GATATTCAAGGACGATTCGGGAGTACCAAATGCGCTATGAACGACTACGCGAACGGGGTGAGGCTTACACCAACTGGCTTGGCCGGATCCCATGTGAGCAGTATGCTTTGGCATAA
- the LOC140179281 gene encoding protein MAIN-LIKE 2-like gives MLICDHFLLPDPYNPIVEAHLWETDFYHVSHIGVVQCQSAMINTLIKRWQLETRTFYFLVGECAVSLKDVAMILSLPTNRIPVIGPTMSSFEALEAECLHHFGVALRKMDCRGSFIKLTWIRGLKDCTVLTNDIQIQRYVKCHIMLLFGTILFADKSGAAGNSCRLQGDGWSTYTFAYLGLDPSPISCPDSWQSPNVSDCKQVAQLGT, from the exons ATGTTGATATGTGATCACTTTTTGTTGCCGGATCCGTACAACCCAATTGTTGAGGCGCATTTATGGGAGACTGATTTTTACCATGTTTCTCATATTGGAGTCGTTCAATGCCAGTCAGCAATGATTAATACTCTGATCAAGAGATGGCAGCTAGAGACTCGcacattttattttctggttGGTGAGTGTGCCGTGTCATTGAAGGATGTGGCGATGATTCTCAGTCTGCCGACAAATAGAATTCCGGTTATAGGACCAACCATGAGTAGTTTTGAGGCCTTGGAGGCCGAGTGCTTACACCACTTTGGTGTTGCACTGAGGAAGATGGACTGTAGAGGAAGCTTTATAAAACTGACGTGGATTAGGGGTTTGAAGGATTGCACAGTGTTGACTAATGATATTCAGATTCAGAGGTATGTCAAGTGTCACATAATGTTGTTATTTGGGACAATTCTGTTTGCTGACAAGTCTGGTGCAGCG GGCAACTCGTGTCGACTACAAGGAGATGGATGGTCCACTTACACTTTTGCTTACTTGGGCTTGGATCCGTCTCCCATTTCTTGCCCCGATTCCTGGCAATCCCCGAATGTTTCCGATTGCAAACAG GTGGCGCAACTGGGAACGTGA
- the LOC112750467 gene encoding uncharacterized protein → MYQFDWEAVLRVIALPGSRWIYGYHRTRPKGISASALTLEARVWVQIMSHYVFPSTHESSFTADMAVLLWCILTDQPLNLPRHIRNDMGHVQIADNLPFPALVSDLVSAAGVSYRAGDTKAMLPRDDQYVPNGKYLRLPAATTSLPTAPVEDIPSSPPQAPTTDELLQQIIKRLDRQEQKTKLRERRHKRRFKHLKELLKGHFKDSDTPNSTSFTSTGSHDGLDCGDTTTSPPLFLTDGTEDGAKP, encoded by the coding sequence atgtaccaatttgactgggaagctgttctcagagttatcgcactacctggcagccgttggatctacggataccatcgtacccgccctaagggaatatcagcttcagcacttaccttggaggctcgcgtatgggtacagatcatgtcccattacgtctttccgagcactcacgagtcctccttcactgcagacatggccgttctactatggtgcatccttacagaccagcctctgaatctaccaagacatatccggaatgacatgggacacgtacaaattgcggacaacttaccttttcccgccttggtctcagatcttgtctcagcagccggagtctcctacagagctggagacaccaaagccatgctcccacgggatgatcagtatgtccctaatgggaagtacctcagacttccagcagccactacaagccttcccacTGCTCCGGTTGAAGATATCCCTTCTTcaccaccacaagcacctacaactgatgaactgctccagcagataatcaaaaggttggatcggcaagaacagaaaacgaagttaagagagcgccgtcacaagcgccgattcaaacacctcaaggaactactcaagggacacttcaaggactcagacaccccgaactccacttcctttaccagcacagggagccatgatggtctcgactgtggagatactactaccagcccacccctgttcctgacagatggcaccgaggacggtgcaaagccttaa